Proteins found in one Deinococcus seoulensis genomic segment:
- a CDS encoding ABC transporter substrate-binding protein, translating to MNRTFLTAALTGFLTLSGASAATTYPLTLKDDLGRTVTVKAEPKRIVSMLPSTTETLCAIAACEKLVGVDAYSDYPQQVTKLPKMGGLYDPNVEAIIAQKPDLVLVSQYGKLEGPLTQAGITVVAVNPETYDEVFSKTLTLGRVVNREAQARALVTRMKSDIARVEILTRNVVRKPTAYLEIDPTPYSIGPNSFMGVLLTKAGARNIIPASMGDFPKVDPEFIVKANPQLILGVDAKTAGARPGWNSIGALKTGRVVSIPDDLNTMLGRPGPRLPQALRGLAKLIHPELFK from the coding sequence ATGAACCGTACCTTCCTGACTGCGGCCCTGACCGGCTTCCTGACCCTGAGCGGCGCATCTGCCGCGACCACCTACCCCCTGACCCTGAAAGACGACCTGGGCCGCACCGTGACCGTGAAGGCCGAGCCAAAGCGGATCGTGAGCATGCTGCCCAGCACCACCGAGACGCTGTGCGCCATTGCCGCCTGCGAGAAGCTGGTGGGCGTGGACGCCTACAGCGACTACCCGCAGCAGGTGACGAAACTGCCGAAGATGGGCGGCCTGTACGACCCGAACGTCGAGGCGATCATCGCGCAGAAGCCGGACCTGGTGCTGGTCAGTCAGTACGGGAAGCTGGAGGGACCGCTGACGCAGGCGGGCATCACGGTGGTGGCCGTGAACCCCGAAACGTACGACGAGGTGTTCAGCAAGACCCTGACGCTGGGCCGCGTCGTGAACCGCGAGGCGCAGGCGCGGGCGCTGGTGACGCGCATGAAGAGCGATATCGCCCGCGTGGAGATCCTGACGAGGAACGTGGTGCGTAAACCCACCGCGTACCTGGAGATCGACCCGACGCCGTACTCGATCGGCCCGAACTCGTTCATGGGTGTGCTGCTGACCAAGGCGGGCGCGCGGAACATCATCCCCGCCAGCATGGGGGACTTCCCGAAGGTGGACCCGGAATTCATCGTGAAGGCCAACCCGCAACTGATCCTGGGCGTGGACGCGAAGACGGCGGGCGCGCGGCCCGGCTGGAACAGCATCGGCGCGCTGAAGACCGGGCGGGTCGTGAGCATCCCGGATGACCTGAACACCATGCTGGGCCGCCCCGGCCCGCGCCTGCCGCAGGCGCTGCGCGGCCTGGCGAAGCTGATTCACCCGGAACTGTTCA